A section of the Solitalea canadensis DSM 3403 genome encodes:
- a CDS encoding Glu/Leu/Phe/Val family dehydrogenase codes for MLETKQLTPVETSPIFSKMVDNSHKNLVFCMDKATGLKAIIAIHDTTLGPAIGGTRMWHYRSEADALDDVLRLSRGMTYKSAITGLNFGGGNAVIIGDYNRDKSEALMRRFGKFVNNLNGEFVTAQDVGTTLKDMEYIRMETPHVVGLSEALGGSGQTGPISAYGVYMGIKASVKELWGNDSLSGKSVAVQGIGNVGEHLVRLLRDEDARVYISDLDDDRLTAVARKHDAIIVPNNQIYDLDVDIYSPCALGATVNNETLKRLKCAIIAGSANNQLQDEEVHGQLLMDMGILYAPDFLINAGGLISVYSEISGGGKKRALQQAENIYKVTLDIFRMSKREQITPNQAALKIAEKRIADIRSLKANS; via the coding sequence ATGTTAGAAACTAAACAACTTACTCCTGTGGAAACAAGTCCTATTTTTAGCAAAATGGTTGATAATTCGCACAAAAACCTGGTTTTTTGTATGGATAAAGCAACCGGACTAAAAGCTATTATTGCAATTCATGATACAACCCTCGGACCCGCAATCGGAGGCACACGTATGTGGCACTATCGTTCGGAAGCAGATGCATTGGATGATGTACTAAGACTTTCACGAGGAATGACCTATAAATCAGCTATTACAGGTCTGAATTTCGGAGGAGGAAACGCCGTGATTATCGGTGATTATAACCGTGATAAATCAGAAGCGTTGATGAGACGCTTTGGTAAGTTTGTTAACAACCTTAATGGTGAGTTTGTTACTGCGCAGGATGTCGGCACAACGCTAAAAGACATGGAATACATCCGGATGGAAACTCCTCATGTGGTAGGTTTGTCGGAGGCACTTGGCGGCAGTGGGCAAACTGGACCTATTTCAGCTTATGGTGTTTACATGGGTATTAAAGCAAGTGTAAAAGAATTATGGGGAAATGATAGTCTTTCGGGTAAATCTGTAGCTGTTCAAGGTATCGGTAATGTAGGAGAACATCTGGTAAGATTATTAAGAGATGAAGATGCACGTGTGTATATAAGTGATCTTGATGATGACCGACTTACAGCAGTTGCCCGTAAACATGATGCTATTATAGTACCTAATAACCAAATATATGATTTAGACGTTGACATTTATTCTCCTTGTGCTTTGGGCGCTACTGTAAATAATGAAACGCTTAAGCGATTGAAGTGTGCAATTATAGCCGGTTCTGCCAATAACCAATTGCAGGATGAAGAAGTACACGGGCAGTTATTAATGGATATGGGCATATTGTATGCTCCGGATTTCCTGATCAATGCAGGCGGATTGATCAGTGTTTATTCAGAAATTTCCGGCGGTGGAAAAAAACGAGCACTACAACAAGCCGAGAACATTTATAAAGTAACACTAGATATTTTCCGTATGTCTAAACGCGAGCAAATAACTCCCAATCAGGCAGCACTGAAAATAGCTGAAAAAAGAATTGCTGATATCAGATCATTAAAAGCAAACAGCTAG
- a CDS encoding ABC transporter ATP-binding protein: MGELKYLNKYLFRYRYRLALGAVFVIISNYFGVIPAKIIRRAFDLVNENITLYKLFSGFSNQDSIYQIFGKTMLIFGASVLLMAILRGIFLFFMRQTIIVVSRYIEYDLKNDIYNHYQHLSLSFYRRNNTGDLMNRISEDVSRVRMYVGPAIMYTINTVVLFLMVITTMASINLKLTIFALLPLPLMAIVIYYVNSIIHRKSENIQEQLSNLSTFTQETFSGIRVLKAYGREQRSREDFEAQSEEYKKRSMGLARVQAFFYPTVLLLAGMSVVLTVYIGGVEVKNGNITPGNIAEFIVYINQLTFPMMSLGWVTSLIQRGAASQKRINEFMHTEPDIKSGTLKEEPIRGKVEFRNVSFTYPDTGIQALKNVSFVAESGDFIAFIGRTGSGKSTIANLLARMYDVNAGEILIDDRNIKDYDLHHLRDAMGYVPQEVFLFSDTISNNIGFGVNKVIEEQVFAAAKNAAVYENIQAFPHGFETTIGERGITLSGGQKQRVSIARAIIKEPNIMVFDDCLSAVDTKTEEEILSNLGKVMENKTSVIISHRVSSIKNADKIFVIDNGVIIESGYHEALLEQKGEYFELYEKQLLEEEEISE, encoded by the coding sequence ATGGGTGAATTAAAATACCTTAATAAATACCTATTCAGATACCGTTACAGATTAGCTTTAGGAGCTGTTTTTGTCATAATTTCTAATTATTTCGGAGTAATTCCGGCAAAAATTATCCGTAGGGCGTTTGATTTGGTAAATGAAAATATTACCTTATACAAACTGTTCTCAGGGTTTAGTAATCAGGACAGTATTTACCAGATTTTTGGTAAGACCATGCTCATTTTTGGAGCCTCGGTATTACTAATGGCAATCCTTAGAGGTATTTTCCTGTTTTTTATGCGTCAAACCATTATTGTTGTTTCACGTTATATTGAATATGATCTGAAAAACGACATTTACAATCACTACCAACACCTTTCTTTGTCATTTTATCGCCGAAATAATACCGGAGATTTAATGAATCGTATTTCCGAAGACGTTAGCCGTGTACGGATGTACGTAGGTCCAGCCATAATGTATACCATTAATACGGTAGTGCTATTCCTAATGGTAATCACCACTATGGCTAGCATTAACCTGAAATTAACAATTTTCGCTTTGCTTCCCCTACCGTTAATGGCTATCGTTATCTATTATGTAAACTCCATTATACACCGAAAAAGTGAAAACATTCAGGAGCAACTATCTAATCTTTCAACATTTACCCAAGAGACCTTTTCAGGAATAAGGGTGTTAAAAGCTTATGGTCGCGAACAACGCAGTCGAGAAGATTTTGAAGCTCAGAGTGAAGAATACAAAAAACGTTCGATGGGGTTAGCCCGCGTTCAGGCATTCTTCTATCCTACTGTATTGTTGTTAGCTGGAATGAGTGTTGTGTTAACTGTTTATATAGGTGGAGTAGAAGTAAAGAATGGTAATATTACCCCTGGAAATATTGCCGAATTCATTGTTTACATCAATCAGCTAACCTTCCCGATGATGTCGTTGGGATGGGTAACATCTTTAATTCAGCGAGGGGCAGCTTCTCAAAAACGCATTAATGAATTTATGCACACAGAGCCTGATATTAAATCAGGAACATTGAAAGAAGAACCGATACGAGGTAAGGTGGAATTCAGAAATGTAAGTTTCACTTATCCTGATACTGGTATTCAGGCGTTAAAAAATGTAAGTTTCGTGGCTGAGTCAGGTGATTTTATTGCCTTTATAGGAAGAACCGGTTCCGGAAAGTCTACCATAGCCAATTTACTAGCCAGAATGTACGATGTAAACGCTGGAGAGATATTAATTGATGATAGAAATATAAAGGATTATGACCTTCACCATCTCCGTGATGCAATGGGATATGTGCCGCAAGAAGTATTCCTCTTCTCCGATACCATTAGTAACAACATAGGGTTTGGCGTAAACAAGGTAATTGAAGAGCAGGTTTTTGCTGCAGCTAAGAATGCTGCCGTTTATGAAAATATTCAGGCATTCCCACATGGTTTTGAAACAACCATCGGTGAGCGGGGCATTACCTTATCGGGTGGGCAAAAACAACGCGTTTCAATTGCAAGGGCGATCATCAAGGAACCTAATATTATGGTGTTTGACGACTGTCTTTCGGCGGTTGATACCAAAACTGAAGAAGAGATTTTATCGAATCTTGGAAAAGTTATGGAAAATAAAACCAGCGTAATTATAAGTCACCGGGTGTCTTCCATAAAAAATGCAGATAAAATCTTTGTAATTGACAACGGAGTGATCATTGAAAGCGGATATCATGAAGCTTTACTGGAACAAAAAGGAGAATATTTCGAATTATACGAAAAGCAACTGTTGGAAGAGGAAGAAATCTCAGAATAA
- a CDS encoding DUF3276 family protein — translation MGDFDNKEREEVFSKKVRAGKRTYFFDVKSTRAGDYYITVTESKKRMEDGVFVKHKIFLYKEDFEKFAEGLTEVVDYIKSNQDVVEKRYEAYESNGVHDKVDDDFSF, via the coding sequence ATGGGAGATTTTGATAACAAAGAGCGCGAAGAGGTATTCTCAAAAAAAGTAAGAGCAGGAAAACGTACTTATTTTTTCGATGTTAAGTCGACTCGTGCGGGTGATTATTACATTACGGTTACCGAGAGTAAAAAACGCATGGAAGATGGCGTATTTGTAAAGCATAAGATTTTCCTTTACAAAGAAGATTTCGAAAAATTTGCTGAAGGCCTTACTGAGGTGGTTGATTATATCAAATCAAATCAGGATGTTGTTGAAAAACGTTATGAGGCTTACGAAAGCAATGGCGTACACGATAAAGTTGACGACGATTTTTCTTTCTAA
- a CDS encoding TetR/AcrR family transcriptional regulator: MKQPVVDKRQSILNSSLAIITEHGFHGSSMKMISEKAGVAAGTIYLYFTNKEELINELFLEIRRRINDVVVNAFDEALAYRTNFSNIWHSLYDYYLNNDQVFKFIEQYSSSPFIVESTKRKGEKILAPVYEILGKGIDQGYIKPMHLTALLSLFYGPVIALVRFHQTNEINLNEDVHLDEIIESCWLSVKK; encoded by the coding sequence ATGAAACAACCTGTAGTTGACAAACGTCAGTCTATATTAAATTCATCATTAGCAATAATTACCGAGCATGGATTCCATGGCTCATCCATGAAAATGATTTCTGAGAAAGCAGGAGTAGCTGCCGGAACCATTTATTTGTATTTCACCAACAAAGAAGAACTTATCAACGAATTATTTCTTGAAATAAGAAGAAGGATCAACGATGTGGTGGTTAATGCCTTTGATGAGGCCTTGGCTTATCGTACCAATTTCTCCAATATCTGGCATTCTTTGTATGATTACTACTTAAATAACGATCAGGTATTTAAATTCATCGAACAGTATTCAAGCTCACCATTTATTGTAGAATCAACAAAACGTAAGGGGGAGAAGATTTTGGCTCCTGTGTATGAAATATTAGGAAAGGGTATTGACCAGGGGTATATAAAACCAATGCACTTAACAGCATTACTATCCCTGTTTTATGGGCCTGTAATAGCGCTGGTGAGGTTTCATCAAACGAATGAGATTAATTTAAATGAAGACGTTCATCTAGACGAAATCATCGAATCTTGCTGGTTAAGCGTGAAGAAATAA